The following nucleotide sequence is from Pithys albifrons albifrons isolate INPA30051 chromosome 2, PitAlb_v1, whole genome shotgun sequence.
AACCCTAAATTACAGCAGCTGTTTTAGAAGTGAAGGCACAAAGCTTGGGTAGTATTTTAACCCTCTTTTCTTCTCAAGGTTGCAAGATACTATCTTCTTGAACTGTCTGCTTTGATATATCTACTGTTCTTTGACTCTGGTTTCAGTTAGATGTCTACGTGTTTGGGTTTTCAAGTTCTCTGGAATTTATGACACTGGAGATACTAATCATTGTCATTTCAAcctattttttcccttagtcCTGAATAAGATGGATGTGTTTACACCTACAGTTTCTGGCTTCTTTTTACATTGAGTGGATGTAGACACTATTTAACCACTGCAATCTTGCAGTCAGCTGTTTTTTATAAAGTAATAGAGACCTACTTGATGTCTCACATGTAAATTAGGGCAATAGTGTTGCTTTGTATGTGATGCTTGTTGAGAGCAGAGGTTACAGATGGCCAGTTTTACGGCTGCTGGACTGAAAAAGTGATTTGCAGTGAGAACAATCAAAACCGGAGTGGCCTCTTTGCCCAGCGTCACTAAAGTCCTTTCTGCCTTGCTTCCTGCAGTGGCTGGGTGGGAACTATGACCTACTGTGTATTGTTCTTCTGGCTAACCAGAGTTGCATGCCTGTGGGAGAAGCCTTTGCACTTGGCTTCGATGCTTTGATCCAAATACAAACCAGGCTTGTGAACTGAGTCatacagaagcagcaaatggaAAATTGTTACCAACTTTGCTTCACAAAAGAGCAGGCATTCATGAACTCACTTGCCAGTGCCAAGCCACCAGCTTGTCAACTTactgatttaaaacaaaaaaaccaaacaaaccaagctTGTCGTCTTTTCACTGCCTATTTGTGAGCCTTCCTTGGCTTGTCTTGCAGATGATCTTGGGTAATTAATAGTATCTGCAATGTAGGTCATTCCATTTGATCCATGGCTCCTGTTTGTCAGATGCCATGATTTACACCCAGCTTCTAAGTTGTTCTGGTGGATTTTGTACCTCATGTGGAGAAGCAGGTGCAGGAGAGAGACATTGGAAATCTCCTTTGTAAGTCTTGAAAGTGGTCGATTGCCATGAGCTGATGCTGAGTAATTGCTGATGCGGCCTCTTATCAAATCCATGGCTAGAACACGTTTTGAAGAAGTAAATGTGTCCTCTCCAGCTGTGCAAAATATGCTTGGATTAGTGGTAGAAGCTGCTTCTAGTCTGGGGAGAAGCTCTGTCATATCAGATCCCTGTATAGAGAAGCTTTTTGTATGTACATCTGGGAGGGTAGATCAAGGGGACCTATAATGTAGCTTAGCATAATAACCTGGACATTTCCATGAGTAAGACTGTGTTCAGGTGTGCTGGTTGCATGTAAAGTCATGTATCAAATGCAGGTGGCTGCATTTAGAATAAAAGGCTATgtctaaaaaaaatccactaatTTATTTTGTCTGAGATTGATTAACAATGACATTTTCAGTTGTAGTAGTCAGCACTGAAAGGTGAATAATTCAGATATTCTTTCTTATCAGCCAAGAACTTGAGTGTTACTAtgaaattttttcctttgctctcctTATAACGTCTGACTTGATGTAAttggaaaccaaaatgttttgttaTCAAACGTTGCTAACACAGTATAAAAATGTAGGAAAGAGGTTTTGCTTTTTAGGGTAGTAGCCTAAAATTCAATACCAAAGGATAAGTGCATTATATGTGATGTGCTaactctttcttttcctattttaggGCGTAGTTGGAGGAGTCATGATAGTAACTCCAAACAATATAATGTTTGACCCACATAAGTCCGATCCTTTGGTAATTGAGAATGGCTGTGAAGAATACGGGCTCATCTGCCCCATGGAGGAGGTTGTCTCAATAGCTCTCTACAATGACATCTCTCACATGAAGATTAAAGATGCATTGCCATCGTAAGGAGTGTTCTTCCCTGAACTTTCATTCGTAGATTTTCAATAAGGGTCATGGAAGAGGAGTGGGGGAGAGGGGAACGGAAGGGAAAAGTTTTAATGCAGTAGAGTGGAAAATAGGGGAGGAAAGTGCCAGCAAAGGAATGATTCACTTATGTTGTTCTTCCACTTTCTTTTTAGAATACTAAAGTGTTATTAAAGACAAATGGGTCACAAATATGAGAACTAAAGTGCAAAGGAGACCAGTACAACCCAGTAATCATTAAAAGCATTGGTGGCATGCAGTGGCTGGGCCCTTCCACTGACCTGTCTCTAGAGCTATTTCAGTGGAAGTGGAGAGGGTTAGATTTGGAACATCGTTGTGTTACCAGGACAGTTCTGAGAGGGGCATTTAAAACTTTTGAAGATAATAGCACCTTAACTGCCTTCTTCAGGACTTGCAGAAATATCAGCCTGTGGAATACATCTATTTCAGAACCAGAAATGCATTGATAGTTAGAAGCAGTAATGAAGAGCTCAAGTTTTCTGatgacaatttttttcaaattttccattttaaaatgtctcatGATTGTCCTGCTTTAGAAAGAAATGTTTGAGGAAGCCTGCATTCAAACAGTATGTTGGAGTAATGGAGacagataaaaggaaaaaaacaccaactcCATTGCCTGTTACTGTTTTGCAGTAAACATGTTCAAACAGGATATGGCTTATCTCTGATTCactttttctcaaaaatatgtttgtgcTGACTAGGGAAGCATGGATGGTGGTAGAGGTTGATTCATTGTCAGATGTGGGAAATTATGATATTAATACAATCTGAATGACATTCCAGCAGATAAATATGTGTCCTGTGGCTTTCTGTTACTGAACTTCTGATGTTTTGCACATTGTTATTACATGTGTACCATTTCTTCACCCATGTGGCATGTTCTGccaaattatttattcattttattttggcattatcctttcaacatttttctccattttctttaatGTCAATTATTTCCAATATTATATgtttattttggagaaaataatttttcattgacTTTCACAGTTCAAGTTAAGTTGGTCTAttatttagtttttcttttcagttatttttattctgtttccatTTTACTTTTAACATCGTATGTACATCCATCATTTCCCCTGACAGTGACATACCAAAGGATCTTTGTCCTCTGTACAGGCCAGGAGAATGGGAAGACCTATCCTCTGAGAAAGATATCAATCCTTTCAGCAAATTCAAATCCCTTAGCAAGGAAAAGCGGCAACAGAATGGGGATCCATCCACTGCTCTGGACTCCAAACAGATAAAACCGTCAGATAAGGAAAAGTCTGCTGATTTTGAAGTTCTTCAGTCCTCTGAGAGTACAGGCTCAATCAAATCAAAGTCTGTGGAGTTTCCAAACAACATCACTGCCACTGAACATTTGGAGAAGTTTGCTGCGGATCCATGTGCCAAGGACccttctggggaaaaaaatgcttcagatattaaagccaaagaaaaattgcttttaggggaaggagaggatgaCTTCATTGCGCTGGAAAAGACATCGTCTCGTATGGACACAGGGTTGGACAGGAAAATCCCAGTAACGGAAGGCTTGTTGGCAGACCCCAGCGACTTGGGGAGAACTAAGCAGCAGGTAACCAAACCTACTACAGAAGTCCAGGAGGACTTGACTGTTGAttccttggaaaaaaaggaCAGTGTTGAACCTAAAGCTGACTTAGACTTAGAGCTGTGTGAAAAGCAAGATGTTATTCCAGAAGTAAACAAATGTGTCAGTTCCCCGACAGGTAAGGTGGAGACTGCATTGGACACTGAGAAAGAGCTAGAGAAAGATAAACTTATTGAATTTTACCTCAATAAAGATGGGAATGGGTCTCAGTCATCTGAAGACTTACACAAGGCTGAAATCCAGAAAGGTGAAAACAATAAAGCAATTGGCATAGACCTTACACTTAGCTGTTCAAAGTCCCAAGCTAATGAAATCCATACAGTTAAAAGTATGGAGCTTGATTCCTGCTGTGTTGAAAGGAAAGCACCTTCATTAGAAATcaactcagcagcagcagaggaaaagaatcAGAAAGAGTCCGTGGACTCTTCCTTAGTACCAGCTATAGACAAGACCTGTCAAGAAACACAGTTAGACAATCAATCAGAAATCAgactgtggctgctgcagaaaATCCAAGTGCCAATTGAAGGTAGGTCTCTGGTTATCCTGTTTCCTTTGAGACTTGGACAGCATTATAATGGTAACCTTTGAATTGATTGCATTCTGCTATAAATTTCCTCTTTGTATAATACCTGGTCTCTTTTTTACTCTtgtatatttcatttttatattatcTGCTATCTTCAAATTCTCTAAGCTTCTAGTTTGATAAGTAGCTTGTGTGCTCTTTCCATATTCAGTGGTCACTGTTTATATAATCTTTACCTCTACTGGCTTTAAGGACAGTGAAATGTCATCTGGTTTCAGTATCAACAGGGACACTTCATAGTGTATAAATTGTCACTCAATATTGGTAACCTCTGTTGCCTCATTGAAGCCTGTCAGTGTATTTCTTACAGTATCCAAAGTAGTAGCACATTGCTGTAAGGTGGGTACCGAAGTATTCTTGACACTATTTGTCTTGTGTCTTTCATGCTGTGGAAACCCTTAAAGAAGTGATTGGTAGGTATATGTGTAGAATCCTACTCACTGATCTGTTTTCCTGATTGGTCATTGCATAATTACTAATAAAATTCAGGCTGTTACTGGAAAGCATATAACAAAATGAAATCTCGGTTCACACAGCGTGCACACATATTACCATTTCTACTGCAGCCCAGTGCCTCTAAGCACTAGTCTGTCCTTGGAGCATTGATGCTCCTCTTGGTATTTTAATGAACTAGTGGACATACCCTTGATCCATATCAAGTGGAGGGGGGCAGTGATTAGAGTGgaagtctttattttaaaaacagttgttctttaaatattttttcctttcttttggaaGGGTTCATATCTTGCTAGTTAGATTTGGCTGTATGTGTATTCCAGAAATGAAGAAGGCAACTTCAGTGTGATTGAGGCTAGAGCTTAATGAGCAACTTTTTTTGTCACGCTAGCAATTTAAGGAGCCTAAACTGCTCTTAGGCTTGGTCCTGTCTTGTGCAGAAAAAAGGTGCTTGTATGGCTGTCTGACCATCAGAGTTGAGGAACTGATTGGgctttgtgtgtgtgcgtgtgtgcgtgtgtgtgtgtgtgtaaaggaTTACCTCTCAGTTGGATGGGTTTCCTGGAACCAGTCAAACACTGTCCACTTTACTCATGTGCTTCATGCTGCAGACAGCACCCAACCCGATCACCTCACCTATTTGATTTTAGAGGGCTAATCTGTACATAGCTTTACAGCTGAGGGGAATACAGGCTGTGACAGAAGGGAAATAAATGGTCACACTTTAAGATGAATGTGAATTATTAAACCAGTTGTGCTGTTGAAGTCAGGTGTAATTCTGTGGATGGTGGCCCTGAATATTCCTTTGCACAAGATTATTAATCTTCGTCATATTGTTTTATGAGCCACAGTATTTGTACTTTCCTGTAAGCAGCCTGTTTCTTTTGTGTCTCATTCAGATATGCTTCCttcaaaggaggaaaagagcaaGACTCCTCCAATGTTTCTGTGCATTAAAGTAGGCAAGCCCATGAGAAAGTCCTTTGTGTCTCAGAACACCACCATGTCTCAGCAGTACAGTAAAAAGATAAAGCAACCAGAGTATTGGTTTGCTGTTCCTCGGGAGAGGTAAGGTTGCAGTACTTTTAGCACTAAAATGTGCTTGTCTGTCACTTCTAAAATATGTAGTGCTTTCTAGAGTTGAATCTGACATTACCTACATGGTCCAAGGTATGAAATGCAGCAGGGATGCTGAGAGAGGAGAGGCTGCCCTCATTTCATTGTATGCCAGACACAAAGCACTGTTTGTTGCTGGTCTGATACAGCTCCCAGTGGGGAGGAAAGGGTTCAGGTGCCACGTGAAGATGTAAAGAGGAATATACATGCAGCTAATGTGATAAAAGAACTGAGGGATGATCTGGGTTTCAGCTGTAGTTTAGGAAGTGAGGGAAAGAGGTAAAGGGGAGCAGTGGCTGGATAGGCAAGACACCCACTTAGGTGTCAGTGTTAAAAAAGGTTACGAATTTCACATGAGCAAAGGGTATCATGTGGAAAAAGGGAGAGACTCCTAACTGAACAGGTGTGGCTATTTCTGCCTTCAGGGCCATAAAAGTAGTTCATCATAAAATGGAGGAacataaatgttttctgtttccataGGTGTGTATTTATGCATAAATAGCACTatagcaaaaagcaaaaccacaaacaagaaaaagcagGGTCTGTGATTTTCCACATAAATCAGCCAAGAATTTTCACTGTCTGTGAGGAGCCAAATTCCTGATCCTTCTCTTGCTGGAAGGCAGCTAGAGAGATTCTCTGATCTGTTGATGAACCAAAGTGAATGATTTTGGTGAATTCAATACCAGGAAGGAAGAAGCTGAACTTGTGATCCATCTCAGAGGTGTTTCTTTAAGATACCatcaatattttttaattatttttatttaataattttaatttcaaatgtgTAGCATGTGTGTTGAtttaagtgtttattttttgtggTTTAGAAATGAGTGTTTCGATTGTCTGTAGGAAAGTTACTGAACCTGGAACTCACCCTGGAACAGAGGGAGAGGTT
It contains:
- the NCOA7 gene encoding nuclear receptor coactivator 7 isoform X4, which codes for MVSQKPHGTIEYIAGNQDTINSIALKFNVTPNKLVELNKLFTQTIVPGQILFVPETSAARLSSSPGATVSPSSSDAEYDKLSDADLARKAFKPVERVLSSTSEEDEPVVVKFLKMNCRYFTDGKGVVGGVMIVTPNNIMFDPHKSDPLVIENGCEEYGLICPMEEVVSIALYNDISHMKIKDALPSDIPKDLCPLYRPGEWEDLSSEKDINPFSKFKSLSKEKRQQNGDPSTALDSKQIKPSDKEKSADFEVLQSSESTGSIKSKSVEFPNNITATEHLEKFAADPCAKDPSGEKNASDIKAKEKLLLGEGEDDFIALEKTSSRMDTGLDRKIPVTEGLLADPSDLGRTKQQVTKPTTEVQEDLTVDSLEKKDSVEPKADLDLELCEKQDVIPEVNKCVSSPTGKVETALDTEKELEKDKLIEFYLNKDGNGSQSSEDLHKAEIQKGENNKAIGIDLTLSCSKSQANEIHTVKSMELDSCCVERKAPSLEINSAAAEEKNQKESVDSSLVPAIDKTCQETQLDNQSEIRLWLLQKIQVPIEDMLPSKEEKSKTPPMFLCIKVGKPMRKSFVSQNTTMSQQYSKKIKQPEYWFAVPRERVDHLYTFFVQWSPEVYGKDAKEQGFVVVEKEELDMIDNFFSEPTTKSWEIITVEEAKRRKSVCSYYEEEDDDTLPILKHHSAVLENMHIEQLARRLPARVQGYPWRLAYSTLEHGTSLKTLYRKSASLDSPVLLVIKDMDNQIFGAYATHPFRFSDHYYGTGETFLYTFSPHFKVFKWSGENTYFINGDTSSLELGGGGGRFGLWLDADLYHGRSNSCSTFNNDILTKKEDFIIQDVEVWTFE
- the NCOA7 gene encoding nuclear receptor coactivator 7 isoform X1, which produces MGVCLKKRRQVKQNTETVSANSPGSPVSKTPSEKDDESKVILEQISSSGDNFKLPEEKETAPGKEKKKKKYNQLKDIRRTELKRYYSTDDNQNKTNEKKEKKMVSQKPHGTIEYIAGNQDTINSIALKFNVTPNKLVELNKLFTQTIVPGQILFVPETSAARLSSSPGATVSPSSSDAEYDKLSDADLARKAFKPVERVLSSTSEEDEPVVVKFLKMNCRYFTDGKGVVGGVMIVTPNNIMFDPHKSDPLVIENGCEEYGLICPMEEVVSIALYNDISHMKIKDALPSDIPKDLCPLYRPGEWEDLSSEKDINPFSKFKSLSKEKRQQNGDPSTALDSKQIKPSDKEKSADFEVLQSSESTGSIKSKSVEFPNNITATEHLEKFAADPCAKDPSGEKNASDIKAKEKLLLGEGEDDFIALEKTSSRMDTGLDRKIPVTEGLLADPSDLGRTKQQVTKPTTEVQEDLTVDSLEKKDSVEPKADLDLELCEKQDVIPEVNKCVSSPTGKVETALDTEKELEKDKLIEFYLNKDGNGSQSSEDLHKAEIQKGENNKAIGIDLTLSCSKSQANEIHTVKSMELDSCCVERKAPSLEINSAAAEEKNQKESVDSSLVPAIDKTCQETQLDNQSEIRLWLLQKIQVPIEDMLPSKEEKSKTPPMFLCIKVGKPMRKSFVSQNTTMSQQYSKKIKQPEYWFAVPRERVDHLYTFFVQWSPEVYGKDAKEQGFVVVEKEELDMIDNFFSEPTTKSWEIITVEEAKRRKSVCSYYEEEDDDTLPILKHHSAVLENMHIEQLARRLPARVQGYPWRLAYSTLEHGTSLKTLYRKSASLDSPVLLVIKDMDNQIFGAYATHPFRFSDHYYGTGETFLYTFSPHFKVFKWSGENTYFINGDTSSLELGGGGGRFGLWLDADLYHGRSNSCSTFNNDILTKKEDFIIQDVEVWTFE